The following proteins are encoded in a genomic region of Pseudodesulfovibrio mercurii:
- a CDS encoding homocysteine S-methyltransferase family protein has product MPDFRSILDDDRIYYFDGGYGTLLQSRGLPAGLSPELWGLKEPDVIRAVHRDYIEAGADILTTNTFGGSRPKLGLGVDPFELNRAMTAIAREVAGDRAFVAASIGPTGHFVKPLGEMTFRELVDIFKEQIRGCVAGGADLILGETHFDLAEAKAVVVAARLVCDLPVAISMTFEGEASLTGTSPMTFVDTMQNMGVELIGTNCSAGPEQMRDTLRAWAPRLSTPTFAEANAGLPELNAEGKTVFRLQPEPFAEKAAAFVELGAKFIGGCCGTTPEHIRALRDKVGDARWQRPVRTDNAQLVLTSRSVSVPVGFDHRGVIIGERINPTGKKQLTAELQESVFSEALRLAAEQAELGAPVLDVNVGAPLVDEAALLPELVTALLGRVTTPLAIDSNDPAAVEAGLWAYPGSPLVNSISGEPGKMERLGPLCKLFGAPFILLPIVGRKLPVTAAERLKVIEDLLAQADALGIPRRLILVDALALTVSSKPEAARHSMEVMRQCRDRWGLPTTIGLSNISFGLPARELLNSTFLSLSMASGLCSFIGNPNSARIRETLHAAEVLLDRDPQAARYIDNFSGWVGGGGVQAATSQAAPSGAASLPPVQAAVVKGDKDNVVRLVEAELDKGMAAMEIVNDLLIPGILIVGDKYETKEYFLPQLLQSAETMQTAFQRLKPLLEEAGGAGARPVVVMATVEGDIHDIGKNIVCLMLKNYGFDVVDLGKDVPAEKIVAAAEEHDAALIGLSALMTTTMVRMEDTVKLVAERNLRAKVIIGGAVVTEKFCKAIGAHGWSTDAVAAVKLAQRLTQ; this is encoded by the coding sequence GTGCCCGACTTCAGGTCAATACTCGATGACGACAGGATCTACTATTTCGACGGCGGCTACGGCACCCTGCTCCAGAGCCGGGGGCTGCCCGCCGGGCTCTCCCCGGAGCTGTGGGGGCTCAAGGAGCCGGACGTCATCCGCGCCGTGCACCGCGACTACATCGAGGCCGGGGCGGACATCCTGACCACCAACACCTTCGGCGGGTCCCGCCCCAAGCTCGGCCTGGGCGTGGACCCCTTCGAGCTGAACCGGGCCATGACCGCCATCGCCCGAGAGGTGGCCGGGGACCGGGCCTTCGTGGCCGCCTCCATCGGCCCCACCGGCCATTTCGTCAAGCCGCTCGGCGAGATGACCTTCCGCGAGCTGGTGGACATTTTCAAGGAGCAGATCAGGGGGTGCGTGGCCGGAGGCGCGGACCTCATTCTGGGCGAGACCCACTTCGACCTGGCCGAGGCCAAGGCCGTGGTCGTGGCCGCGCGCCTGGTCTGCGACCTGCCCGTGGCCATCTCCATGACCTTCGAGGGCGAGGCCTCCCTGACCGGCACCTCGCCCATGACCTTCGTGGACACCATGCAGAACATGGGCGTGGAGCTCATCGGGACCAACTGTTCCGCCGGGCCCGAGCAGATGCGCGACACCCTGCGCGCCTGGGCCCCGCGCCTGTCGACCCCGACCTTTGCCGAGGCCAACGCGGGCCTGCCCGAGCTCAACGCCGAGGGCAAGACCGTGTTCCGCCTCCAGCCCGAACCCTTCGCCGAAAAGGCCGCGGCCTTCGTCGAGCTCGGGGCCAAGTTCATCGGCGGCTGCTGCGGGACCACACCCGAGCACATCCGCGCCCTGCGCGACAAGGTCGGCGACGCCCGCTGGCAGCGTCCGGTCAGGACCGACAACGCCCAGCTGGTCCTGACCTCCCGCTCGGTGTCCGTGCCCGTGGGCTTCGACCATCGCGGTGTGATCATCGGCGAGCGCATCAACCCCACGGGCAAGAAGCAGCTCACCGCCGAACTCCAGGAGTCGGTCTTTTCCGAGGCCCTGCGCCTGGCCGCCGAACAGGCCGAGCTGGGCGCGCCGGTGCTCGACGTCAACGTGGGCGCGCCCCTGGTGGACGAGGCCGCGCTCCTGCCCGAGCTGGTCACCGCCCTGCTGGGCCGCGTGACCACGCCCCTGGCCATCGACTCCAACGACCCGGCGGCCGTGGAGGCCGGGCTGTGGGCCTATCCCGGCTCGCCCCTGGTCAACTCCATCTCCGGCGAGCCCGGCAAGATGGAGCGCCTCGGTCCCCTGTGCAAGCTCTTCGGCGCGCCGTTCATCCTCCTGCCCATCGTGGGCCGCAAGCTCCCGGTGACCGCGGCCGAGCGCCTCAAGGTCATCGAGGACCTCCTGGCCCAGGCCGACGCCCTCGGCATCCCGCGCAGGCTGATCCTGGTGGACGCCCTGGCCCTGACCGTCTCGTCCAAGCCCGAGGCGGCCCGCCACTCCATGGAGGTCATGCGCCAGTGCCGCGACCGCTGGGGACTGCCCACGACCATCGGCCTGTCCAACATCTCTTTCGGATTACCGGCCCGCGAGCTGCTCAACTCCACCTTCCTGTCCCTGTCCATGGCCTCGGGCCTGTGCTCGTTCATCGGCAACCCCAACTCCGCGCGCATCCGGGAGACCCTGCACGCCGCCGAGGTCCTGCTCGACCGCGACCCCCAGGCCGCGCGGTACATCGACAACTTCTCCGGCTGGGTCGGCGGGGGCGGTGTCCAGGCCGCGACCAGTCAGGCCGCGCCCTCCGGGGCCGCGTCCCTGCCGCCGGTCCAGGCCGCCGTGGTCAAGGGCGACAAGGACAACGTGGTCCGTCTGGTGGAGGCCGAGCTGGACAAGGGCATGGCGGCCATGGAGATCGTCAACGACCTGCTCATCCCCGGCATTCTCATCGTCGGCGACAAGTACGAGACCAAGGAATACTTCCTGCCCCAGCTGCTGCAATCCGCCGAGACCATGCAGACCGCCTTCCAGCGCCTCAAGCCCCTGCTCGAGGAGGCCGGCGGCGCGGGCGCCCGGCCGGTCGTCGTCATGGCCACGGTGGAGGGCGACATCCACGACATCGGCAAGAACATCGTCTGTCTGATGCTCAAGAACTACGGTTTCGACGTGGTGGACCTGGGCAAGGACGTGCCCGCCGAGAAGATCGTGGCCGCCGCCGAGGAGCACGACGCCGCGCTCATCGGCCTGTCCGCGCTCATGACCACCACCATGGTGCGCATGGAGGACACGGTCAAACTGGTGGCCGAACGCAACCTCCGGGCAAAGGTCATCATCGGCGGGGCCGTGGTCACGGAAAAATTCTGCAAGGCCATCGGGGCCCACGGCTGGTCCACCGACGCCGTGGCCGCCGTCAAGCTGGCCCAGCGACTGACGCAGTAG